One Lutra lutra chromosome 18, mLutLut1.2, whole genome shotgun sequence genomic window carries:
- the CCT6A gene encoding T-complex protein 1 subunit zeta, with protein sequence MAAVKTLNPKAEVARAQAALAVNISAARGLQDVLRTNLGPKGTMKMLVSGAGDIKLTKDGNVLLHEMQIQHPTASLIAKVATAQDDITGDGTTSNVLIIGELLKQADLYISEGLHPRIITEGFEAAKEKALQFLEQVKVSKEMDRETLIDVAKTSLRTKVHAELADVLTEAVVDAILAIKKQDEPIDLFMVEIMEMKHKSETDTSLIRGLVLDHGARHPDMKKRVEDAYILTCNVSLEYEKTEVNSGFFYKSAEEREKLVKAERKFIEDRVKKIIELKKKVCGDSDKGFVVINQKGIDPFSLDALAKEGIVALRRAKRRNMERLTLACGGMALNSFDDLSPDCLGHAGLVYEYTLGEEKFTFIEKCNNPRSVTLLIKGPNKHTLTQIKDAIRDGLRAVKNALDDGCVVPGAGAVEVAMAEALIKYKPSVKGRAQLGVQAFADALLIIPKVLAQNSGFDLQETLVKVQAEHSESGQLVGVDLNTGEPMVAAEVGIWDNYCVKKQLLHSCTVIATNILLVDEIMRAGMSSLKG encoded by the exons ATGGCGGCCGTGAAGACCCTGAACCCCAAGGCCGAGGTGGCTCGAGCCCAGGCGGCGCTGGCGGTGAACATCAGCGCGGCCCGGGGCCTGCAGGATGTGCTGAGGACCAACTTGGGGCCCAAAGGCACCATGAAGAT GCTCGTTTCGGGAGCTGGAGACATCAAGCTCACTAAAGACGGCAATGTGCTGCTTCATGAAATG cAAATTCAGCACCCAACAGCCTCCTTAATAGCCAAAGTAGCGACAGCCCAAGATGACATAACTGGTGATGGTACCACTTCCAATGTCCTAATCATTGGCGAGCTACTGAAGCAGGCGGATCTCTACATTTCTGAA GGTCTTCATCCCAGAATAATAACAGAAGGATTTGAAGCTGCAAAGGAAAAAGCACTTCAGTTTTTGGAACAAGTCAAAGTAAGCAAAGAAATGGACAGGGAAACACTTATAGATGTGGCCAAAACATCTCTGCGTACTAAAGTGCATGCTGAACTTGCTGATGTCTTAACAGAG GCTGTGGTGGACGCCATTTTGGCCATTAAAAAACAGGATGAACCTATCGACCTCTTCATGGTTGAAATCATGGAGATGAAACATAAATCTGAAACTGATACAAG CTTAATCAGAGGTCTTGTTTTGGACCATGGGGCACGGCATCCTGATAtgaaaaaaagagtagaagatgCATACATCCTCACATGCAATGTGTCATTAGAATATGAAAAAAC AGAGGTGAATTCTGGCTTTTTTTACAAGAGTgcggaagagagagagaagcttgtaaaggctgaaagaaaattcattgaagatagagttaaaaaaataatagaattgaaaaagaaagtttgtgGTGATTCAGATAAAGGATTCGTTGTTATTAATCAAAAG GGAATTGACCCCTTTTCCTTAGATGCTCTTGCAAAAGAAGGTATAGTAGCTCTGCGTagagctaaaaggagaaatatggaAAG GCTGACTCTTGCTTGTGGTGGAATGGCTCTAAATTCCTTTGATGACCTAAGTCCTGATTGTTTGGGACATGCAGGACTTGTCTATGAATATACATTG GGAGAAGAGAAGTTCACTTTTATTGAGAAATGTAACAATCCTCGCTCTGTCACATTATTGATCAAAGGACCAAAtaagcacacactcacacaaatcAAAGATGCAATAAGAGATGGCTTGAGGGCTGTTAAAAATGCTCTTGATGATG GCTGTGTAGTTCCAGGAGCAGGTGCAGTGGAAGTGGCAATGGCAGAAGCCTTGATTAAGTACAAGCCCAGTGTAAAGGGCAGGGCCCAGCTGGGAGTTCAAGCATTTGCTGATGCATTGCTCATTATTCCCAAG GTACTTGCTCAGAATTCTGGTTTTGACCTTCAGGAAACACTAGTTAAAGTTCAAGCAGAACATTCAGAATCAGGTCAACTTGTCGGTGTGGACCTGAACACAG GTGAGCCAATGGTAGCAGCCGAAGTAGGCATATGGGATAACTATTGTGTAAAGAAACAGCTGCTTCACTCCTG CACTGTGATTGCCACCAACATTCTCCTGGTTGATGAGATCATGCGAGCTGGAATGTCTTCTCTAAAAGGTTGA